The Bombyx mori chromosome 4, ASM3026992v2 region gcttcgctcaggactttaacaaaaatttcaacgatatttgaagttgttttatttaaaaaaataaaagaacgcttattgtggcataactataatagtacaTATGTTGTATGACATATGtagtcgcgacactttttgtaaataataatgtgtgttctacaaagtcgtaatgcattattttattctattatcaatagttttcgcagggcacacgatgtaaagaatgttttaggtaatttttttacaccttgagttacattattgtattattggatttaatttttttcaaaaaagattatagccaaTGTTACttaggaatagtgtagcttccaaacagtgaaataatttttcaaatcggttcagtagtttcggagcctattcaatacaaacaaacaaacaaatatttcctctttataatattagtatagataactgtGTAAGgataattaaagctacttttacggcttaatttcgTTTCgcgtttctttttttaaaaattgtacaaGAATAACAGTGTTTACTTTTTAGCTGCCCTTCTCCGATCTTGAGGCACTTGCTCACAttccttcttctttttcttttcctcTACCAATTTCAACTTTCGTTGTATTGCATATTCCTTTTCTCGGTGCGCCGCCATGTGTTGGGATTTGTAAAcgcacaaatatttattttggcaCACTTCACATACTTCTTTGAATCGCTCCGTTTCCTGaagttgtaatataaaatattaagtcAAGACGTGAATGGGTTTAAGCTTTGCGACAAGTTAAGGATAATGTTTTGGCCTACATTTTCCACAGATCATAGGAAATAAAGAGAGTCAGCAAGAAAAACTCTGATAAAAGTTTCAATTTCATCGGAATGGCGGAACGGTTTccctcaaatcaaatcaaaaaaaaattattcaacataaatgaaagtacatacttgttgaacgtcaaaaagaactaccgccgattcacaaaaactagcctccgtcctcagaagaactggcaagaaactcagcaggcatgtcttttttttttaaatattagtatatttttttaatattacgttatttttaaatattcatttttacaatgagtattataacgtaacaattattgcaatattgaaatgctcggagcgagcaactcattcctaCTTTGCACAATTGttattatctagaagattgcacaatcttctagataatcattgactttatagtaagctttattgcacagatgttctttaatagttttcttaaacctatgtatgtgtaggttctgaacatcttgtgggattttgttgtccaggcgcacagacaaacatcCGAATGAATATCGTaacttatgtaacctactcatcggcacaacaagcttgtatTTGTTCTCCTTCAAACTTGATTGGACTGCACGGAGAAATAGACAACTGACGATgttacgtacgtacgtacgagCTAATAACGAGCGCTGCCTAGTCATATATGCATATCtgcgaattttgtttttatcgcACAATTCCTTCATCGCAAAAGTCGcgaggtaagtttttttttaacatttgaaATCTGCCAGAGTATTATAACCCCAGCACAGTAACATTATCCACACATTTTTCGATCCAcatttacaataataacaacaataaataacaacgcaaattacattttttcggctttcattattattacacaaCATGTTATTCGCTAATCGTtgaagtaattcgtgaacatGGGTAAAGTATGTATGACATAAGATTGGTacgtgcctgcgggattcaagcACTACCTAGTACAGTTGCACAACTcgatacttttatttttcaaattaaattttcccGTTTTAGGCAGACGATATATCTTGTTGACGATAATCatcgtcactcatggacatcaacaattcCAGGAGCACAGCCAGACCATCGTTGTCTGGTGAACTTACGTCATACCTACGGACGCTTCGTAATACACGACACCAGaattaattttatagtatactagctgtacccgtccgcttcgctgggcatttaaaattaatattattattactaacccccacaaagattctcatcattaacgtcccCGCAACTGATGTAAAGAGTcggacactcatataaatattaacctatccattaagtacatgtattttctacatggatactaagtttcaatcggatgcatggttcagtagttataacggaacatccgtaaaaaccactatagatttatattttagtatagatttgaTATAGAAATCGTAAAGGAAAAAATGACTGACGTTAGTCAATAAACAAATTACATTTAAGAAACTCACTTCTTCTGATTTACCACAAGTTAAAATATGAGCGTAGAATCCATAACACGAGGTCCTGCTTGTTCCGCAGTTCTTACAAACCAACTTGTGAATCTTACTGTACGCTTTAAGGCGAGATTCGACGGCATAAAAATTATTCAGGTCCTGAAACATAAAAGGGAGTGGCTCATATCacgaatttatatatatatggaccgtttattatgaaagtggtgtaagtccatttttgagaaaaatgagctatcacgtaattcatgcttaattgaatgtaaattttttatatataactagtccgtatttaatttctcaaaaaaatcccatgttttgtacaacttaaaatcggtcggtaaatgaaattgcataatcatcgattatgaaagtggtgtaagtccaattgacagaggtaggtggcatagccagaccccatatgatttgcctgtatttttaaatcaacaaatatagtaacctttaattttctcaaaacaaaagaaaatagacttacaccactttcaaaataaacggtccatattttaatacgtgaagcaaaaactttgtacccctttttacgaaagttgcgcggacggaggattatgaaatttcccacacttatagaggatatagagaacaagtgcagaatgttaatatttttttaaattaagtataaaaaatacattaaatcaataaaaaaaaacattacacaccctaccatgtatttgaaacaacacgcatgcatactatttgtttattgtcaaatttttcttattgcttatagtctgtggtcaaattgagaatatattaaatattgtttgtctttattaatatttgtttaaagtgtagtattggcgaaatctgtgattatagaagtattagtctttgacaatagagccataatagtgtacaaacttataatttcaattaattatcgtcgaatttcgactaccggacgACCACTAGTATATTAATCAATGATGTACCAACGCACGGCAATACGGcacgatatatgtatgtatgtatgtatgtatgtagaaaTATGATAACACTTACTAATGGAACGGAACCCTCTATCCAAGCTATGTTGTAATGCTCAGACATTGCGTGACTTTTCCAGTGAGCGTACATCACCTCTTTGGAGCAAATAGCGCACTGAACTACTGAATCTGAAAAAAAATGCAAGCAAAAAttgaaactatttatttaactgAATGCACAgaagtacaatggcggacttaatgcctgaggtATTCTCTATCAGTCAACCAAGAGTGGTGTAAagaatcctgtggtaggtgcataacttaatgtaaaaataaccaaactgataataatacttcatacatatacaaacacatacacggTATATATATAACCACATAAACAACGTacacaatattatatcataataggttttaattaggttttttttacaattttttttactcgTTTTGTGAGGTGAACGACCTCACGACCCACCAGCTAAAGAGCTGTTATCACAACCCCACAGACGTCACTTGAATGAATGTCTCCACTCACCTTAAGAcataaggtcgaaatctcaattacatTCAATTACATCGCACCCTTAAAAccctataatatatttttccgtTTGTACTTCGGACGCTTTACATACGTAATATTTTCATGTAATACTTCAATGTAGATTTATGTTTATAAAGACCCTAGAAATGTTACCTCCGTCTACATTCTCAAGGAACAGGTTCGATCCGCTGCACGTCTCAAAGTGTTGCTGATACGATTTCACGTATTTACGAACTAATCCACATTTCGAACACGTTAGACCGCCACACTCtctatttattttgtacaaaaattgCTGTACCTCCTCCTCGTTTTTTATATCCTGAAAACATCGGTTAAAAATCCGCTGTTTATGGTCATTCAGTTCTGAACCTTCCTCTTCCTCAATAAGAGCTAAATTACCTAAGCAATCATTCTAAGTTCATTGGTATTCCTAATATTAGTTTGAACATATTAATTTTCTGATGTATTCAGATTCTGAAATTTCATATTCTTTAGCTTTCAAATCTGAGCCTTAGCTAAGaccaatataatatatgttatgactactaaacaattacatttttatatcaTACTGCTATCTAATGTAAACATTAACTTAATTACTTTTTAGAGGACTTTaaaatttcactggtggtagaccgAGTTGTGAgccctatttctgcagtgaagcagtaatgcatttcggtgtaaagggtagggcagccgttatattttaaaactgaaacatagaacttatgtttcaagtttggtggcggcatttacgttgttgatgtctatgagctccggtaaccacttaacaccaagtaggccgtaaactcatccacacatctaagcaataaaaaaaatgtaagataAAGAAATTTTAATCTAACCAATATGATATTGCTacgttacatattttattatttaaaaccttACTAAAGGAGTTTCGCCTTCGACCCAAGCCAAATAGTCATGATACTTGAATATATGGAAGATCCACTTTTTTGCCTCCACTTCCTTGAAGCAAACTCCACAATTCAACGTTCCTGTCAACTTTGCGTTGTTCTTGGATTCTAGTGTAGAGTCAGAAAGGTCGAGGCTGACTTCTGATGCGTTCATGCCCAGGGAGGCGGCTATGCTAGCAaacttctgaaaaaaaaaatttttactatATTACCAGAGTCGTTTCTAAAGTTTTATTGTTGCGAGTACCTATCTGCACATCGAACAGATTGTGGTAGGAAACCCAGTTTACTCGGAGTTAGGAAATTGGGAAATTGCACACCATTAGAAAATTCAATTCACATTTCCATTTAAAATATGACCAAACATCATGTTACGTGAGACTCAACGTTAGGTATCACCTAACGAAGAGCAATAGGAGGAGCCATTTCCACTaaaaccaactaaaaaaaactgactGAACAAAACTtacgtaaatattcatttatatttttttattaagacgAAGGAACCCTTTATCTTTCTTCCGCCACCACATTACATACAAGTTACCTTCCAATTGAAAACCATTACCAATCACTACATAAACATATACGTAGTAAGCTGGGAGGTCTGTATAACACTTTGATAAGCTGTTAATatcaaattcatattttaataaaaaaaaaattgtaaaagaaGAGTATTGGAATATAGAACAAATTCGCAGAACATGGTTTTaccagttttaaaaaaaaactagggaaGTGTCATTAAAGCTCCGACTTTTTGCTGAGCGGGTTTTGAAGATTTTCAACATAACTAAGATTAATCTTCCGAGGAGTACTCTGAACAATTGTTTGAAGTGACCCCATCATCTCCAATTTAACATCGCACTACCCGCCATCAGAGCAGAATACATTAATGCCAACTGGAAGCACTACGCTCATCCGATCTCTGTTCAGAAGCCCATTAACACGTACCAACCGACTTTTGGAATGAAGCCAGGCTCAATTGTGCTTCTGACAttactgacatccatgagcattggtaaccattcaccatcaggtaggccgtatgctcattgATACGCTTTCTAAAAAATTTAAGCCATAAAATGCTTTCAGCTATGAAGAGTCATCAACTAATTGGTAAAAGATATTGCTGTGCTCATTTTATGTTAAAACTAAGCCATgacaatcaaaaaattttattatactaacCTCCGGGTCACACTCTTGTACGTGTTTTATGAATGCTTTGggatatttacgttgtatttGACATTTTTTGCAAGTGAAAGTTTTACACTGTTCCCGTATCTCGAACAAATGATTTTTCACCACATCCTCATCATTCAAATTCTGtaaatacaaaattgtttacgaaaatctttctattttatttcatcaatgAATATTATGTTGAGATCAACTCACAATAGGATTAGTTCCATCTTTCCATGCTAGATAATAGTGAGTATTTGCAATGTGATCAATCCATGACGATGACGAAACGACTTCTAGACAAACACCACATTTAACATTACTGTCGTCTTCTTTTTCATTTACCGAAACAATTTCGGTTGCATCGTTTCTCTCGCTTTTCGGAACCAACCATTCGTTTGAAGCATTCGTGGAATCGATGCTAGATTTTTCTATTCTACACGGAGTTTTATCTATAAATGAAACTGAAGCATTATTTTTATTCCGAATTTCACTATTGGTTGTCGCGTCCTTACTATTATTACAAGAATTGTTAATTATACCGCCAGACTTCTGTTTCCTTTTGCTATTGGAAACACTTCTACGTTCAGTAATTGGTATTTTTTCATTGCTATCATTTTGTAGACGACCAACCCTAGCAGATGTTTTACTATTTGTAGGCTCAATAATTACTTCTAATTCTTTCCCGGTAGACATTGATCCGGAATTCCTTCGATGTTTTTTGCTGAAGCTATTATCCTTGGAGTTATTACGAACTTTGTTTACATCATTGTCGTCGTCAGCAGCAGCTACGGATATACGTTTTCTACCTCTTTTCTTTTGGATGGGTGAAACAGCATCCAGTTGAAATTGTGGTACATTGTTTGTTGAATCATTTTTTTCAAGTGATTTATTCATTTCATCTGACGGCGGAGTTGATTCTGCatcgttttgtttattttcagataTAAGACAATTCATATCAGAACCTGAATCTCTCATTCTTCTATTTCTTTTAGAGGGCGGAGAGAGAGCGTCATTTGTTATAGTTTTCACGGATTTATCTAACTTTTTGTTAGAATCGTGGGTTTTATTACTTGTCGTCGCTGAAGTGTGTGGTTCTGGATTTTTGCTTGGGTTTTTAGAACATAAGATTCCGCTGCTTTCAGCTTTTTgcctttttacatttttaagctGTCTATCACTTTTGGTGTCCTTCAATTTCGATTTCATACTATTCTGTTTCGGGGTAGATGTAAATATAGAATTTTTATCAGAGCTATTTTGAATCAAACTTTCATTTTTAGATTTTGTTTGTTCAATTGAATGTAGGCTTTCATCAACCACTTTTTCGGCAGCTTCATGTTctctcataatatttattttaactgcAGGATCATTACCGATTATCTAAAAACAAGCATTAGTTTTGAAACTTTATCATGAGCAAAATGAATTCGATTAAATTActgtttaataataacaaaatttaatttcgatAAGAATAACTTACAATATCATGGCGACACATTTTTTGATGTGCCAAGTAATATTTTAAGAATTTGTAATGAACACCACATTTAGAACAATAAAGCCCCCCAAAATGTTTACAAATTTTCTTTAGGTGAGTATTTATCGCATCTTCGTTATCCAAATCCTGTAATgtgaatatatgtacatatatatgctcgtttaaaaaaatgttattaatattgCTTTTTATTGCTGACGGACGATCTTTCACTAAAAGGGTACTTCTATCCTAGTAAGTAGTCCTTTGCGAATGTTGGATGTTGCTATGTATGTAAGCGCGAATCGGTTACAAATATTAAGTCAAgctcatttattttattcggTGATACAGACCGCATCGCAACAATATAGCAAACTTCTCAGaagaaattattgaattaagATAGTTGTTCGAAACATAGCAACCCTATTTTCCTCACCGCGGCGGAAGCGGGGGAGAGGCGTGGAGTGACAATATAAAACGACGTGCATCGACGAAAAAGACACAATCATTGTCGGTCCCGTAAAATTGTATTAGTTTTGATCCAATTAATAAACCAGctttaaatacagtccacttttATTCGAATAAGCCTTGCACCCAACATCTCATTGCAACGGCGCCAACATAGCAATTAATTATCTTACAAACACGACGACTATAATTTAgaaaacatgtattttttttccttataaTATAGAATTATTTTTCGGATCTAAAGATTCATTTATATTATCCAAAAGCTAACGTTATCTCTACTTGGAAAATTGtgcaatgaataaataatgtaatcatACTAAGGGTACGTTTATTAAAAAAGCGTAATGTAATAACACCTCTTACCAATGGCTCTTCACTATCTTTCCAAGCTTTATAACTGTGACTAATGGCTATATGATCTATCCACTTGGACATTTCCACACTCAAACCACAAACTCCACATTTGGTCATTAAAGCAGAACTCTCACTAAAATCGGTAACCTTGAAATTGACACATTCTTTTATGTGAACAATGAATTTTTTCAATCTTTTAAATTTTTCGGCACCACAAAATGTACATGTCAAATGCCCAACATCTTTCAATCTCTTTTTCAGTTTATTCAGCAGATTCTCATCATCCAAAttctgaaaataatattatttaatgtagtgGAAAAAACAGTAACTTTGAACAggtcacattttttatttatttcatcgtATTTAGTAAGTACACCACCATTGGTATATTTGCATACACATTTTTGTCGTGATACAATCCTGTAGCAACTAGCAATTTCTTTGTTACTCTCCCAACCAGGTTCATGAACTAGTTCCAAACGAATAATCGCATTATAAAATTAATCCAGCAAATTGTTGTGAATTTTGTGTTTCAGTAGTGAAGAATACGTTATAACAATTGTAGAAGGCATATTGTCAACTtgcacaacccactgagtttctcgccggatcttctcagtgggtcgtgatttcgATCCGATAGTCGATTCAACGAAACACTGCTTTTGCAAAGGCAGATGTTCGCAGTCTCTAAAGTCGGGTTCGCCTACACATTCGATGAAGCTAGCATAACCCCTAGAGATTACTAGAAACAGGTAAGAACTTGCACAGGTAAATACCATCAAAATGCTTTTTAATGAGATAGccattatacaattgagacttcgatatcATATTCGCTCAGTTCGCATTGTGTTGTCTATAGGCCCTGGTGACCGTTCACCGGGAGGCCCATGGGCTCGATCACCTATCTTGTGCAATAACAAAAAGCTGTTACTCTAGGGAAACTAATAGCTCTAGGTGAGAAACTACATTCTTATGACAACGACCCATAGTCTCTagttaaaatatacaaatataccgAATATTTACTCAAGTCAAACTCACAAGTATACTACCGGGTCTCCAAGCCATATAGCAATGTTGTTCAGAAATATGACTTTCCCATCGTTCCtccgttattattttattacaaacacaACATTTATTCTTCATTTCTCCATCTCCAATCTTAATATTCTGCTGAAAAAAAAGACGAAATTAGtgctaaaataaataacactaaGTGTTTATACGTATTGAAACTATGCTTACCAACGGAACTTCAATAATTAGATCTTGTAAATCTTGAAGGGTCCCATCATCAAAATCTTGCATAATACTACTCATTTCAGCATGTGGTTTTAAGTTTTTACAGAGGGCTATTTGATCACTTTCTTGGAGAATAAACACTTCACTATCGTCATTACAATCATCCTTGCTCCAGTCACAGTGATACCAACAGAAGTTCAAGTTCAACTCACCATTTCCATTTTCTATTTCTTCCAATAAATCATTCTGTTCTTTATTGCTTGTATTTTCATCATTGTATATTTCAAATATAGTTGATACATCACTATCGCTAGCAATTTGTTTCCAAAAATGTATATGTTCATAGAAGCTACTATTATCATAGTATTCCAACCTACCAAAATCATAGCAAACACAAAATTCACGAGACCTAATAATAGAAGGTTTTAAGTTTACAGGCTTAATTGATTCTTCGATAGTGAAAAGATCCACATTATTATCATTGTTATCAAATTGgcaatctagctgtagtagagaCTCGGGTTTTTTGCATGTCTGTATTTTTCGGCTTCGATTAAAATAAGTTTTCATTTCTATTGGATTTGTCCTATCGGACTTAGTTAAATTTGCTCCGCCGGGTTTTTCCACTCCCTGAATACACAATTTTGTCTTTGATTCACTATGTTCATTAATAGGAATTTTGTTAGTGATAACTTTAttgtcattttcatttttattatctttataataaTTTGGATTTAGTTCTTTACAAATCTGTACATTAAGATCTGCAATATCTTTAATTTCTTGTTTATCAACTGATGTCTTAGGTATTTCGTGGTCGTGTTTATTTTTGTcggttttaattgtgttttcttGGTTCATATCTTTCAAAACTTCTCCTGTATTCACTACAATATCACAcacagatttatttattttgctagAACCTTCAGCTTCGCCAATGTTATGACTATTCTgcaattgttgaaatttttcaCTTTCATTGCTCCTTGTATCTAGGAAAAGAGAGTTAGGTGTAGTTGCTCTttctgatattattatattttcatttgctTTATCTATACCACATGATATTCCGTTAATTAAGGAATTTCTCTTTTTGTTGTAATCATCTTTATTGAGTTCtatttcattttgaataaattcgcATTTCCTATTTTTCGTTGAAGATGTTTGAAAGGATTTGTTGTCCTGATCTTTGTCGTCATGACTTATACTGGAACTAGAAGTGGTACATCTTTCACGGTTTGAAATAGGCGCTTCTTGGGTAGATGGTTTTTTATCTGATTTTGCACATATTATGGAATTTATTGCTACAGGAGTTAACTTACTTCCAATTGATATCGAGAATGGTTTTGTGTTATTCAAATGTGAGCTACTAATAATTTCTTCAGAGataatgttgattttattagaATCTTTTTTCATGTTAACTTTATTTGCAACACTAAGTGTATCATCCTCTATTTCTTTTTCCACAACAGAATCAACTTTACTACAATTTCCGTTTTTTGTAATAAGATTATGGGTGagactttttaaaccttctttgttAATAGTTGCGTTGAATGAATTCAAATATTCGTTATTAGAATTGTGTTCTACTTTCAAATCTCCTTCCTTATTTTCTTTGTCTACATTCAAGCACACAGTTTCCATGGGTAGATTTATCACATTACTATGTAAAATTTTACTTCGATCATCAACTTCTAAATAGTCACACGTATTTATGCCTCTATCTATAAGCAACGTACTACGAACCTCAGAATTTTCATTTGACGTTTCAGTATCTACAGCGTAATCAGCAACTTCAATTTCACCAGGAATTCTTGAAATAGTTGATACAAATGTGGGACTCAAAAAAATTGATTTCTTCATTAATCTTGCAGTTTCTAAAATTGTATCATCCATATTCCCATTCATTATATTCGGTTCTGttatttcttcttcataatgcatTTCTAATAAACGATAAACATGATTTAATGAtgaagatttaataataatatatacctagttTGTTGTTTTTTCCGAAATGTTAAGAATcgttttagtaatataaaaatttatagcaTTTACCTGCTTGAGCCACAGAATTATCTTCTCGTAAAACATTTGTATCCGAAAATTCCGAATCGTTAcgcatttctaaaaaaaaatatcaggttAGATTTGCGGTATGTTTATTGCAGGTATGTTTGCGGATGCTCACGTGGATGACTTTTCATCAATCATCCGCAAACGGACAGCCTCATTTATCGGTAGGGTTCGTGCGAGTACTAACAATATCCTGATGCTTATAGGTAATAATAAACCAGAATGTGCTGTTTTGAGACGCTGGGTTCATATACATACCTATGTACCTGGTGCCTCAAAGCAACGCAGAT contains the following coding sequences:
- the LOC101743413 gene encoding uncharacterized protein LOC101743413 isoform X3; translated protein: MDLKDMKNHKQDKKSLKLKAKNGKAEVFVLSPNILEKLGIHLKSDDPASQTNVQQEHTTITNEEMRNDSEFSDTNVLREDNSVAQAEMHYEEEITEPNIMNGNMDDTILETARLMKKSIFLSPTFVSTISRIPGEIEVADYAVDTETSNENSEVRSTLLIDRGINTCDYLEVDDRSKILHSNVINLPMETVCLNVDKENKEGDLKVEHNSNNEYLNSFNATINKEGLKSLTHNLITKNGNCSKVDSVVEKEIEDDTLSVANKVNMKKDSNKINIISEEIISSSHLNNTKPFSISIGSKLTPVAINSIICAKSDKKPSTQEAPISNRERCTTSSSSISHDDKDQDNKSFQTSSTKNRKCEFIQNEIELNKDDYNKKRNSLINGISCGIDKANENIIISERATTPNSLFLDTRSNESEKFQQLQNSHNIGEAEGSSKINKSVCDIVVNTGEVLKDMNQENTIKTDKNKHDHEIPKTSVDKQEIKDIADLNVQICKELNPNYYKDNKNENDNKVITNKIPINEHSESKTKLCIQGVEKPGGANLTKSDRTNPIEMKTYFNRSRKIQTCKKPESLLQLDCQFDNNDNNVDLFTIEESIKPVNLKPSIIRSREFCVCYDFGRLEYYDNSSFYEHIHFWKQIASDSDVSTIFEIYNDENTSNKEQNDLLEEIENGNGELNLNFCWYHCDWSKDDCNDDSEVFILQESDQIALCKNLKPHAEMSSIMQDFDDGTLQDLQDLIIEVPLQNIKIGDGEMKNKCCVCNKIITEERWESHISEQHCYMAWRPGSILNLDDENLLNKLKKRLKDVGHLTCTFCGAEKFKRLKKFIVHIKECVNFKVTDFSESSALMTKCGVCGLSVEMSKWIDHIAISHSYKAWKDSEEPLDLDNEDAINTHLKKICKHFGGLYCSKCGVHYKFLKYYLAHQKMCRHDIIIGNDPAVKINIMREHEAAEKVVDESLHSIEQTKSKNESLIQNSSDKNSIFTSTPKQNSMKSKLKDTKSDRQLKNVKRQKAESSGILCSKNPSKNPEPHTSATTSNKTHDSNKKLDKSVKTITNDALSPPSKRNRRMRDSGSDMNCLISENKQNDAESTPPSDEMNKSLEKNDSTNNVPQFQLDAVSPIQKKRGRKRISVAAADDDNDVNKVRNNSKDNSFSKKHRRNSGSMSTGKELEVIIEPTNSKTSARVGRLQNDSNEKIPITERRSVSNSKRKQKSGGIINNSCNNSKDATTNSEIRNKNNASVSFIDKTPCRIEKSSIDSTNASNEWLVPKSERNDATEIVSVNEKEDDSNVKCGVCLEVVSSSSWIDHIANTHYYLAWKDGTNPINLNDEDVVKNHLFEIREQCKTFTCKKCQIQRKYPKAFIKHVQECDPEKFASIAASLGMNASEVSLDLSDSTLESKNNAKLTGTLNCGVCFKEVEAKKWIFHIFKYHDYLAWVEGETPLDIKNEEEVQQFLYKINRECGGLTCSKCGLVRKYVKSYQQHFETCSGSNLFLENVDGDSVVQCAICSKEVMYAHWKSHAMSEHYNIAWIEGSVPLDLNNFYAVESRLKAYSKIHKLVCKNCGTSRTSCYGFYAHILTCGKSEEETERFKEVCEVCQNKYLCVYKSQHMAAHREKEYAIQRKLKLVEEKKKKKECEQVPQDRRRAAKKALDVIENYNSKNEDGENVCGKCGAHTEQGTEHVCCKTEEISSDSDVSVKMENVSDDDDESDYTEIDSSVSDVEEEQLKELKKKKPEIVSSITAVSKATRIPYQVSDIPTYLQSSYLDFCQTHLTGETLFPEWEKFDYVPLDQDGINKYLPKIETSCEVKFLDNTSWKTFKRFESWKREKHRIIFVGGSIHCIAWVPPHVEDKTGEEGMYLAVACHAAGDSPRYNYDVTREHAGLLQIWDFGNIQTLPKFVFGLAHDFGVVWAMDWCPSGARDLMVDGAVDKICKLGLLAAACSNGSAYIFPVPYPSTLPDIESIIYKVIPVAELRLEMNVNRKKYQATSISWSPQKGHSMIIVGYSDGTTAQYDIKTESPLLRSTENEVTIIYPYHDDRIHKTAVTGVGVFPGGDGGTSATCSGSTTGAHVEFGVGATAGRTGSLYTAFCCTNISFSPLWPSTIMAAESTMGVSQMVNELEWGAGGRRLGVMRAGAACALCGRLAHAAPPLVRVLRTHPAYTDVKKLIVASIEMIPINGRRKIQTDELCMKVEPLDYDEAVKEYGLHIKKIHRKDKVAMAKASMLSTTPCPERFPLADITCLAFCPTIRHHDKLAVGLHSGILLLFTL